Genomic segment of Candidatus Protochlamydia amoebophila UWE25:
CAAAATCAGAATATTTGACAATAAGTTAGCAGTTGAAGTGTTTGAGTGCTTAAAATTTAACTGAGGTTAATAAATATTAAATTTTTTTCTTGTCTCAGATCAAAGAGCTGAATATGATGCACTTTTAATTTTTAGGAGTAAAAAAAATGAAATATAAGACTTTTGTAATTGATACAAACGTATTTTTAATTGATCCTACTGCTTTAATGAAATTTCCTCGGCATGATGTTGTCATCCCAGTTGCGGTTCTTGAAGAGTTGGACAAATTTAAGCGAATGCCAAACGAATTAGGAAAGAATGCTCGGGAAACGATTCGTTTCTTAGACTCGCTAAAAAATGTTGGGACCGGCAATTTGCAATCAGGTGTTAAGCTTGATAACGGAGCCACCGTTAAAATTCAGTTAGAAGTTAAAACAGACTACAAATATAACTTTGAACTGACTATTAATGACAATCGTATTTTGATGGCAGCTTATCTTTTATTAGAGCGAGGAGAAAAAGTTGTTTTTGTTTCTAAAGATTTTGCAGCACGGGTAAAGGCCGAAGCTTTAGGGATTGAAGCGGAAGATTATGAAAATTTCAAATATTCTTATGAAGCTGTTTATCGTGGTATTCATCGTATTGATAATATGCCAAAACATGAAATTGATACGTTTTATAAAGATGGTAAACTAACTGTTCCAAACCTAAAAGCGCATTTCAATGAATATTTTGTGATGACATCTGCTGAAAATACTTCAGCAATAGGGAAGTATGACCCTTCTCATCTAAGATTAGAAGCTCTTTTAAAGACAAATCAATTGTGGGGTATTAAACCTCGTAACGTTGAACAACGTTGTGCAATCGATTTATTACTAAGAGATGATATTAAATTAGTCACTCTCATGGGTCCAGCTGGAACGGGGAAAACTATTTTAGCTTTGGCGTGTGGACTTCGAAAAGTTTTTGATGAAGGTGTTTATTCACGTATACTTGTAACGCGTCCAATAGTTCCTTTAGGCCGAGATATTGGTTACCTTCCGGGCACAAAAGAAGAAAAACTTTTCCACTGGATGCAACCGATCTATGATAACTTAGAATATTTATGTGCGTCTACAGGAGGAGAGTCTAGTGAAACTCTTAAATGGGTTTTAGATAGTAAAAAAATTGAAATGGAAGCTGTCACATACATTCGAGGTAGAACACTACCAAAAATGTATATGATTATTGATGAAGCTCAAAACCTTACTCCGCATGAAATCAAGACAATTATTTCTCGGGCTGGAGAAGGAACTAAAGTTGTTTTAGCTGGAGATCCAACTCAAATTGACAATCCTTATTTAGATAAAGATTCTAATGGCTTGACCTTTACAGTCGGTAAGTTCTTAGATCAAAAAATTTACGGTCATATTTTCTTAGATATAACCGAACGTTCTGAATTGGCTGCCATTGCTGCGGATGTGATGTAATAAGAGAGCTTTTTTAATAAATTCTCTTTTTACTGGGAAACATACCCCCGATTTTAGAAAATATTCTAGGAAAAATTGGAAGCTTTTTGTAAATCAGGAAAATAAATAGTAAGTATGATTTTAAAAAAGTAGGCAATTTTGTTAAAGCTGCCTTATAAAATATCAGTTTTGAGTAGGAACAGCGAATGAGTAAAACAAACCAGGTAAGAATTCAAGCTGAGGAATGGTATGCAGTTTTTCTCTCGTTTATTTATTATTTTTGTGTTTTGGCGGCATATTACGTCATCCGCCCTATCAGAGATCAAATGGCTGTAGAGGTAGGATCGACTGAGTTACCCGTTTTCTTTACTGCTACTTTTCTAGCGACACTTGTGTTAACTCCACTATTTGGTTGGCTTGTTTCGTGTTGGCCACGCCGCGTGATCATGCCTTTGATTTACCTATTTTTTATTGCCCTTCAGATGGTATTCATCTTGTTGTTTCTGAACAAAAATCTACTTTCCCCTAAAGTTTTAGGAATTTTTTTTTACGTTTGGGTTAGTATATTTAATTTATTCGTGGTGTCAGTATTTTGGAGTTTTATGACTGATATCTGGAGTGACCCACAGGCACGTCGCCTGTTTCCTATTATCGGTTTAGGCGGGACTTTAGGCGCTGTAATGGGACCTATAATCACGCGAAGTTTGGTAGAATTCATAGGATTAGCTCTGCTATTAGCAGTATCAGCCGCATTTCTTGCTATTGCTGTTATATGTATAATGCTTTTAGGTAAATGGGCACATGATCATGGTGCTCATCGAAATGAATTGGGTAGCGAATCAGCAATAGGTGGAGGAATGCTAGATGGATTAAAACAAATTTTTTCAAATCCATTTATAGCTTCTATGTCATTGATGATGCTTTTAAATGATGCGATTGGTACCATTGCTTATGTTTTAATTACAGATTATTCTGGTACTACATTTCCGAATGATGTGATTGCACAAACGCGTTTTGCAGCCAATATGGATTTATTTGCAAATATTATTCAGATTTTTGTTCAGTTGATTTTAACGCGTTGGCTATTAGTTCGATATGGAGCGAGTGTTGTATTTATCGTTTGGACAATGACTATCGTATTTTTCTGCCTGACAATGACGTTAGTAAACGACCCTTATGTGCCAGTATTAGGAACGTTACCTTGGTTAGCCATGGTGAGTATTGTTGATCGATCTCTTTCTTTTGGAATGATTCAGCCAGCGAGGGAAAGCCTTTACACACTTGTTTCTCGTAATTTGCGTTATAAAGGGAAAAATGTCGTTGATACAATGGTATGGAGGGCCGGTGATGTTGTCTCAATGACATCAGTGAATGGATTTCGGGCTTTAGGCATTAATGTAGCTGGATTTGGCATCATTTGGGCTTTGCTTGCTGCCTCGTCTGGATTGATAGGCTGGCGTTTAGCTAACCGAATCGAAAAAAGCGCTTTTATAAAAAAATAAATTAACGCTTACTCTACTCACAATAAATTGAAGGCAATAAAAATTCAAGTATAGCTTGTAGGATGGCTGTCTAAAATCTCCCATTACGTTCTTGTTAACTTAAGTTAACAGAATACATACCGATTTAATTTAAGAAAGAGCGATGCATCCAAATTTATTACTGACTGAGCAACTTGTTTATAAACCTATGGGATGGAAGATTGAGAATCTACAGCTTGAACAAGAAAGTGTAGATTATGGAGCAGCAAATTTTGAAATTAATCAGCGCCGCATTAAATTTCGTGTAGGAAAAATCACACCCACAAAAACAGGACAGTTTGTCACTTTTTGGAAGCGTAGCAGTAAAGGGTTAATTTTACCTTATGCTTTTGACGATCCTTTTGATCTATTTGTCGTCAATGTGTGTACAGCAAATCGATTTGGACAATTTGTTTTTCCTAAATCTATTCTCTATGAAAAGGCAATTATATCCAAAAACGAAGGAGAAGGGAAACGAGCTATACGAGTTTATCCATCGTGGGATCAGGCTAATAATTTGCAGGCAAAGAAAACGCAAGCTTGGCAGCTTCTACACTTTTTTGAAATTAATGAAAATCTAAAAATTAATTTTGCCTATATTCAAGGTTTATTTGGGCTGGGGTAGAGTGCTTTGATTAGCATCCTGTTGGAAAAGTTTAGGGGACTTTAAAAGGAAGTTTTCACTTCCAAGCGGTATTTTTAACGATAAAAAAGCCTTTCAAAGCACTATTTTTGGATCATTGCTCCTTGATAAACCAAATAGGCTTATCAGCGTCGCACTAACAAGAATTTAGCAACTTGAAGGGCCTTTTATATTCTATTTGAAGGTGGAGAGAATTGAACTCTATGTCAACCAACTAAACAGAAGCAACTAAAGTAAACAAGAATGAGATTATCAATAACTTATGATCAAAACAAATAGTCTGGTTTAAGCTTCTTTGGGTCTATTTTTTGCAGTCTAGTGCGTAAAATTTGCGTAAATTCAAGAGCTTTCACTCTCAAAATCCTATTGAAACAATCATCATTTTTATGCACAATAGTCTCTTTTGGAGAAAGGGAATGGGAACAATCCAGGATAAACCAAAACCAAGAGTCGGTGTAGGAATTGTTGTAGTAAAAGGTGGAAAAGTACTTTTAGGTAAGAGAAAAGGTGCTCACGGCTCTGGAGAGTGGTCTTTTGCTGGTGGTCATCTTGAATTTGGAGAAGACGTCAAAGAATGTGCTTTGAGAGAGTTATCTGAAGAAACGGGATTGAAAGCCCTTTCTGTGCAGATGGGTCCTTGGGTCAATGACATTATTGAAGAAAGTAAGCATTATGTCACCCTTTTTGTGTTTGTCAACGAGTTTGAGGGGTCACCTCAGCTTTTAGAGCCAGATAAATGCGAAGGATGGGAGTGGTTTGATTGGCATTCACTTCCTTCTCCTCTTTTTACTCCTATCCTTTCTTTAATTAAAAAAATAAGCATTGAAAAATTGAGCATTACACCTTCTTCCAATGAAGTAATAAGGATGTTATGAAATCGAAAATAGCAATTTATCTTGCGGGAAGCACAAAAAAGGGCACGAAAAATCAGATGAGACTTATTTGGACTGATAAAGTTATGTCTTTCCTAAAAGAGAGTTTTTAGCTCTTATGAAAATTTCATTCATTAGAGCTGACCCAACTCCTTTGCCAATCCATTCATGGTGACAGTAAAAGCAATCAATATGGCTGTCGGGTTCGAATTCTGCAAAGCCAGCAACTTTGCCTTCTATAACTGCAACAATAAGATTAGTTCTTAAAAGCTTCTTTTTCCAGCCTTCTCCTTCTAGGTTTAATTCAGGAGCCCACACATCGACTTGTTCTTGTGTGTAATGTTTAATATTAATGCAATGGATTTTGTGAAAATAGATATTCGCGAGAGCTTGCGCATCTTCCACGGTAGTTTCTTATTGATATCTCTGATGCCCTAGTACCTTATTTCTTAACGTTGTTAAATTCTTTTTCAAAATTTCCAATTACTTTTAGGATTAGACCCCATTCTGGAGTTTCTCTAAAAAACATGGACTTCATCAGCGCATAATCTTTCTCAAGTTCTTTTAAGATTTGAGTAGGGGGAAAGAGCTTTAAGGTTTCCTTCCTAGCTGTTCCGTAATTTGCCCAACTTGATGCAAAGTAAATACTTTTGTGGATGGCAACTCTTTCAAGCAGAGGGGTCTCAATAAGAGCCTT
This window contains:
- a CDS encoding PhoH family protein, with the translated sequence MKYKTFVIDTNVFLIDPTALMKFPRHDVVIPVAVLEELDKFKRMPNELGKNARETIRFLDSLKNVGTGNLQSGVKLDNGATVKIQLEVKTDYKYNFELTINDNRILMAAYLLLERGEKVVFVSKDFAARVKAEALGIEAEDYENFKYSYEAVYRGIHRIDNMPKHEIDTFYKDGKLTVPNLKAHFNEYFVMTSAENTSAIGKYDPSHLRLEALLKTNQLWGIKPRNVEQRCAIDLLLRDDIKLVTLMGPAGTGKTILALACGLRKVFDEGVYSRILVTRPIVPLGRDIGYLPGTKEEKLFHWMQPIYDNLEYLCASTGGESSETLKWVLDSKKIEMEAVTYIRGRTLPKMYMIIDEAQNLTPHEIKTIISRAGEGTKVVLAGDPTQIDNPYLDKDSNGLTFTVGKFLDQKIYGHIFLDITERSELAAIAADVM
- a CDS encoding GNAT family N-acetyltransferase, translating into MEDAQALANIYFHKIHCINIKHYTQEQVDVWAPELNLEGEGWKKKLLRTNLIVAVIEGKVAGFAEFEPDSHIDCFYCHHEWIGKGVGSALMNEIFIRAKNSLLGKT
- a CDS encoding MepB family protein gives rise to the protein MHPNLLLTEQLVYKPMGWKIENLQLEQESVDYGAANFEINQRRIKFRVGKITPTKTGQFVTFWKRSSKGLILPYAFDDPFDLFVVNVCTANRFGQFVFPKSILYEKAIISKNEGEGKRAIRVYPSWDQANNLQAKKTQAWQLLHFFEINENLKINFAYIQGLFGLG
- a CDS encoding nucleotide triphosphate diphosphatase NUDT15, with the translated sequence MGTIQDKPKPRVGVGIVVVKGGKVLLGKRKGAHGSGEWSFAGGHLEFGEDVKECALRELSEETGLKALSVQMGPWVNDIIEESKHYVTLFVFVNEFEGSPQLLEPDKCEGWEWFDWHSLPSPLFTPILSLIKKISIEKLSITPSSNEVIRML
- a CDS encoding NTP/NDP exchange transporter, with product MSKTNQVRIQAEEWYAVFLSFIYYFCVLAAYYVIRPIRDQMAVEVGSTELPVFFTATFLATLVLTPLFGWLVSCWPRRVIMPLIYLFFIALQMVFILLFLNKNLLSPKVLGIFFYVWVSIFNLFVVSVFWSFMTDIWSDPQARRLFPIIGLGGTLGAVMGPIITRSLVEFIGLALLLAVSAAFLAIAVICIMLLGKWAHDHGAHRNELGSESAIGGGMLDGLKQIFSNPFIASMSLMMLLNDAIGTIAYVLITDYSGTTFPNDVIAQTRFAANMDLFANIIQIFVQLILTRWLLVRYGASVVFIVWTMTIVFFCLTMTLVNDPYVPVLGTLPWLAMVSIVDRSLSFGMIQPARESLYTLVSRNLRYKGKNVVDTMVWRAGDVVSMTSVNGFRALGINVAGFGIIWALLAASSGLIGWRLANRIEKSAFIKK